From the Solanum lycopersicum chromosome 10, SLM_r2.1 genome, one window contains:
- the LOC101249409 gene encoding uncharacterized protein, whose product MGIICRSYRWYSIETKPNVVVWNCRDTDIGFVSCEAKEMLDHLESVLASEHVVVKSGQFIVEVKPHVSHILAFAFDADVCCCYVPWRNKHILLSFQGGSCWYRKINKKYKNWRRMTREFIVLEGSEGEQILRVTTKQIDVIEVDDGEYLSCFKCLNTLWLIL is encoded by the exons ATGGGAATAATATGCCGAAGCTACAGATGGTATTCCATTGAAACAAAACCGAATGTTGTTGTTTGGAATTGTCGAGATACAGATATTGGTTTTGTGTCTTGCGAAGCAAAAGAGATGTTAGACCATCTTGAAAGTGTTCTTGCATCTGAGCATGTTGTTGTGAAGAGTGGGCAATTCATTGTTGAAGTTAAGCCTCATGTTAGCCATATCTTAGCCTTTGCATTTGATGCTgatgtatgttgttgttatgttCCTTGGCGGAACAAACATATTCTACTGTCTTTTCAAGGAGGAAGCTGCTGGTATCGaaaaatcaataagaaatataaaaattggAGAAGGATGACAAGAGAATTCATTGTACTTGAG gGAAGTGAAGGTGAACAAATTTTAAGGGTCACCACAAAACAAATTGATGTCATTGAAGTGGATGATGGAGAGTATTTGAGCTGTTTTAAATGTTTGAATacattatggttgattttgtga